GGAGGGAAAATCTCGTTCTTCCCCGACACCTACGAAAAGTTCCCGTTAATCGAGATGATCTGGATTGCATGTCTGAACATCCCGGTCCTGGCACTACGCTACTTCAAGAACGACAAGGGGGAGACGTTAGTCGAGCGCGGGATCAACTCAATGGTCATCAGTGATCTGAAAAAGCAGGTGGTGCGTTGTCTGGCCCTCATCGGCGTCTGCCAGACGATTTTTCTCACCTGCTACAACATCCCGGTTGCCCTCACCATGGGTTCAAATCCGGGTGAGTGGCCGTCAGACGTTGTGTCGCGTCCGTACCTCACAGATGGCTTATGCGGTCCCGGTACTGACCGCCTGTGCCCTGGCCCTGGAGTGCCGCTAACACAGCAGGCATGGGTGACCACCCGGCCGGCCGGAGAGATCGTGCCGGAGGAAACCTGGAATTCCAGATTTTTTGAACCTTCTGTCGGGAAAGCTCTCCGTAGGGACGACGGCAAGAAAAATCCGGAGTTAACCGACGGTAAGTATCGAAAGTATCGCCCATTTAATAGCAAGTTTCTTGGCTACAGTGAAGACAGATGCAACACGTTATTATGCATTGAAGGACGACAACCGAATTTACCCTAACTGGTAATTTGGTAGCCGCTTCATCAACGTCAAAAGGAAGTATAAATATGACAATAGAAAATGAAGCCTGGACGAACGTCATGCTGGTGGACCAACTCAGTTACAAGGAAAGCCTGCCAAAGGGGCTTTTCTATATGGAAAACAACGGCTTCTTGGTCATGGGAGAGTCCGAGGAGGGGGAGGAGGTTTCTCTGGTAACCTGTATTTTCCGCGTCGGTGGCGGCAAGAACGGCCCCTGGCAGGTTGAGGATGTATTTAAGGGACAAACCACTTTCCTGATCGCGCCCAAGGGACATGCCGGTGGAATGCACAACAATGACTTCATCGGCAATCGCACCTGGGCAACGGATGCATGGACCGGCGGCAAAGTCGTCAAGACGGAAAAAGAAGTCATTTGGTCGCTCGGCAATTATCAGTTCGTATGTCACCCTCCCCTCTGGGAGATAAAGGGTGAGCACATGGGCATCGAATTTGACCTGCACTTGAGCGGTCTTGGCGACGTCGCCTGCCATAAGGGCAAATATGCCGAGCTTGCCACCAATGGCCTCGCGGGTTACGAGGCGCCGCTGTGCGCCGAGGGCACCATCAAGGCGCAAGGCAAGACCTACACGCTGAGAAAGGAAAAATCCTTCGGCTGCCAGGAAAAATTTATCCAGCCGGCATGGGACCTGGCCAAGGTTCTCAGGGGGGAAACTTACTATTGGGTATGGTGGGCAAGCGAAACTGTCCGCATCTTCATTTATTCCTATCCGTCAATGGGGAAAACCTTTAGTCATGTGACCGTGGACGGCAAGGAAGTCGAGTTTGCCGAAAACGGCAAAAGCAATATCAAAATGGACGCAAAACAATGGTGGATCGATCCCCAGACCAGGATGCAGGTTCCCGTCAAGTGGCACTTCAACATGGAATCAGGCAACGGCGTCATCGACCTGGATATCGAGGCTGCGTCCCGTACGTTCTACAGCTATCTGAGCGAATCCGGCGCCACTATTCACTATGGGCTGCACTCCCATAGTAAGGGGCAGTTTTCATTTCCTGATGGCCGAAAAATTCCGCTTAAGGGTATGCGTACTTATGTTGAGCACGGCTGGTGCGCAATACCACTGCCGGCCGCAACGTGTTAAGGCTTTGAGGCATAAGGCGAGGCCCCGGCTTTGCCGGCATAAGCGCTAAGTTAATTAATATATATCAACTATATGAAAGTAATTTGAATATTGAATATAGAACAAGGAAACAACCCCCTTAATCCCCCTTTTCTAAGGGGGAATGAAGATCGAAGGAATATAAACGGTATGATATCGAAGATCGTTTGAATGATGAACTAATATCAATATTTGTTAAAAGCATTAAAACTGCAAAGAGTAAGAATAAAATACATATTCATAATTCGCAATTCCTTGTTCAATATTCGATATTCGTTTTTATAGGTAAACTTAATAAAATAACTTAGCGCTTATGGGTACTGCCGGTGCCTGACTCGTGGAGGGGTAAATGACGATCGTTATTGACAAGAAAGTTTGTGTCGGTTGTGGTTTTTGCAATTTGTTATGCCAGGAGTACGCACTCAAGGTCAGCAAATTCTTTGTCACTGAATTAGATCAGGATTGCTGCATTGAGTGCCTGCTGTGTTTGAACTACTGCCCGATTGACGCCATCGTGGAAAATTAGGAGAGCAGATAAATGCAATATGATGTTGCAGTAATAGGGTCCGGTATCGGCGGAATGTGTGCTGCGGCCAAGTTAGCTCATGCCGGCCGGCGGGTGATTGTTTTAGAAAAGATGCCCATTTCTGGGGGTCGTTACACTTCGGTAATTATAGAAGGCCAGGTGGTCCACCATGGGTCAGCGGTCATCCTCTGGGGTGAGGGCGGACCGGTCTGGCAGACTTTGCAGGAGGTGGATGCACCGAAGTTCGAGACGAAAGCCCTTACCAAGACCAGATTTTGCCTGGGTGGGAAAACACTGGATATTGAAGTGGACAGGATGCATGACATCAAGCCCTTGCTTGATCTTGCCGGTTCGGATGAAAAAGAGAAAATGCGCGTAATGCTTGCGTTGCAATCGGCTGTTATGTGGCGCGAACCGTCCGACGCAATCACCGCCGAAGAATGGCTGGGGCAGTATACCAAAAACAGAAGCATTATCGCCTTATTCAATCGCATCGTCTCGTCGTCGAGCGGAATCAATCTTAATGAGATCAAGGCCGGCGAGTTTATCAGGGAGATGAAGACATCGGGGACGCTTGCCAAGCCACCTCTTGTAGTCAAAGACGGCCTCATTGAAGTGATAAAGTCTCTGGAGACTGTGATCAAGCGACACAAGGGGGATGTGCTTACCGAATGTAATGTGACCGAAATCAGGGTAAAGGATGGGGTGGTCACTGGAGTTGTAGCCGAGAAAAACGGCAAAAGGATGGAGATAGAAGCTAAAGTGGTGATTAGCAATGCCGGTCCGGTAAAGACCATTGAACTGGCCGGCAGAAAGAATTTCGAACTAAGCTATCTCAAGGAGGTTGAGGAGAAAATCAGACCCTGTTGCGGCATTGTATTTGAGGTGACAACTACCAAACCCCTGCTCGATTTTGCCGGCATGATGTTTACAGCAGATCCAGGGATGCGGGTATCGGTCTGGTTCGTCTTAGGTGGTCTCTGGGATCATTGGGCGCCCAAGGGAAAGTATCTGTTGCATGGCTGGCTTGTCCCAACAGATAACCTGTCCTACGATCCTGCTGAAGAGTATGAAGCCTTTCTGAAAGAGGCCAAAGAGTTTTTCCCCAACTGGGATGACTGTGAGCCTGAAGTGGAGCGGGTGAAAAACTTCAGCGGAGCCTGGCCGGCTGGCCGCTCCTGGCCTGGTTACCGGATCAGTCAGCGCACTTCAATCGAGAATCTCTATTGTGTTGGCGATGGCAATAGTCCATCCGGATTTCCCGGTGGCGAGGGTGCCGCTGAAAGCGGCCGAAGGGCCGCCGGGCAGATAATTTAACATGAAAAGGAGGATATTAGTGGCAACTAATAATACTGAAGTTTCAGAAGATAAAAACGTGCTCTACCCAAAAGCGATAGGCTATATATCCATGGTTGATCCCAAAGAGTCGGTTTGTCAGGATTGCAGGAGTTGTGAGCTATATTGTGCAGCAGTGCATGAGGCAGCTTGCGGACTTGAATTAAACCGAATCTGGGAATCCAGAGATCCTTTCCGTGGCGAGTACTTTGCTTATAGCTGCAAGCAGTGCATAGCACCCTCATGTATTGCAGCCTGTCCGGAAGACGCAATGTATATTGATGAGAAAACAGGTGCCAGATGTATAGATGAAGAAAAGTGTAATGGATGTGCAGCATGTATAAGAGCCTGTCCTGTAGAACCTCCGAGGATCAACTATAACAGTGTTAAGAAAAAAGCTGTTAAATGCGATCTGTGTAAAGACAGAGCAGATGGTCCGGTATGTGTTCAGATGTGTCCTACCATGTGTCTTACATTAAAGAAATTTAAATAAATTGAGGAGTTGATAACATGAGTGAGCAATATGGGTGGGCAGGTCAGATATTAAGGGTTAATCTCACCACAGGTGAGTTCTCTACAGTTGATACAATGAAATATGTTCCAAAATACATAGGTGGCTATGGTATAGCGCTCAGATTGTGCTGGGAGGAAATGAAACCCGGAATCAAGGCTTTTGATCCTGAGAATAAAGTTTTTATTATGAATGGTGTTGCTTCGGGGACATTTACCCCGTCTTCAGGAAGAGTTAATTTTCTGAGCATGTCGCCCCAAAGCTATCCCGAGCAGATGACCAACACATCAATAGGTGGGCATTTTCCCGCAAGACTCAAGTGGAACGGTTATGATGGAATTATTCTTGAAGGAAAATCTGAAAAGCCCTGTTATCTTGTAATTAAAAATGGCAAACCCAGACTGGAATCGGCAAAAGGTCTCTGGGGATTGGGACTGATAGATTCGCAGCAAATACTTCAAGACCGTCATGGTAAAAACCGTTGCGACATCTATGGAATTGGTCCTGCTGGTGAGAATCTTATCCGTTATGCAATTGTTGGTTGCGGAGCGCATAATGCAACAGGGCAGGGCGGAATGGGCGCAGTATTAGGTTCCAAGATGCTTAAGGCTATCGTTCTTGTGGGAGGAAAACATCAGGTAAAAGTTAAAGATCCTGAAGCAGCTATTAAAGCAACGTTGGAATTTTACCCGAAAAGAAGAAAACGGCCTTTACTATATGCTGATTTAGGAGATAAACCTAATAATCCGTGGTGGAAAGAATGGACAGGCGGAAAAGACATGTTTGATAATCATGCCAAAGATTGGATGGGCAGCTTTCATAATATGCCGTATCCGGTTTTAGGTAAATCCTGCGCCACCGGTTGTCTTGGAACTTGCGGTTTCTTTGAATTCAAAAATGTACCGGCAGTTTCCCGTATAGGACTTATAACAGGAATGAGCGGCTGTGTACACACCCGATATGAGCAGTTTTTCGACAGGCTTGAAGGAGAAAGAAATTTTGAAAAAGGATTTGAAGTCCATGTGCTTGCCCAACAATTAGGATTTAATCATCATGAAATTAACTACGGCATAGTACCCTGGCTGCATTATACGAAAGAATTGGGAATTGATACCGAAGCTCTGATGGGTATGCCAACAGACGTCCGGGACAATGAATGGTGGATCAAACTGTTAAACATGATTGCTTATAGGAAGGGCTTTGGAGATACGCTTGCCGAGGGGTTGAGAAGGGCAGTGGAAAAACTTGGCCCGGACAAATACTGGTACCCTGAATATGAAGGGCTTGAAGCAGCCAGGGAAGGCGATGCTCCAAGACCTGTAAAGTATCCTGTCGCGGGGATTGGCGGCTGGGGATATGCTTCCAGAGGTATTCTGGCAGATCATGCTTTTGGTCCGATTGCTGCACTTCCGGGAGCATTGTGCTGGATGATCGATACTCGTGATCCGCATCACAATAAATGGCCGGACTGGATTCACGACGATTTCATTAATTATATTATGAAAGAGACTGATAAATACGGCAGCCCTTTTGTTGTAAAATGGGCTAAGGATGCAACAATGCGTGGAATCCTTATAGACTGCCTGCCTGTCTGCTTTCAGTTTCCGCTGAGAAAATATATGGGCTGGCTGTGGGATCATGAAGAGATTGGTGAAGGTACAAAATCAACAGGTCTTGAAGCCAGGCTGTTTTCTGCAGTTACAGGAGTAGAAGTAACTGAAGCTGAGTACTATAAAGCAGGAGAAAGGATCAATACATTAACCCGTGCTATATTGTGCAGAAATAATGAAAGAACTGCCAAAATGGAATGGGATGAAATGGAAAAGGTTATGTATAACAGAATAGATATGGAGCAGTTCAAGATCACTGTAGGAAATTGGTATGAAGCGTTGGGGTGGAACAGAGAAACCGGTTATCCTACCATGGAACATCTGAAAGATATGGGCATTGAAGATCTGGCACCTGAACTGGAAAAGATAGGCAAGCTAGGCTAAAGAAAGGGCTGGAAATACCATGTGCCCCTGAATAGAGCAGGTCCAAAAAACGAAGGGAAGATAGACGTTGGAGAATCCACCACATGAATAATATTCCATATCACAGAGAAGTCTGCAACGAGAAGGACGTTTTCAGAATGACCAATATTCCATATTACAGAGAAGTCCGCAACGAGAAGGATGTTTTCAGAGCCGCATGGCAAAGCCGTCGTGCGGTAATGCTTAAGGGGCCTACCGGCTGTGGCAAGACGCGCTTT
The sequence above is drawn from the Pseudomonadota bacterium genome and encodes:
- a CDS encoding 4Fe-4S binding protein — encoded protein: MTIVIDKKVCVGCGFCNLLCQEYALKVSKFFVTELDQDCCIECLLCLNYCPIDAIVEN
- a CDS encoding NAD(P)/FAD-dependent oxidoreductase translates to MQYDVAVIGSGIGGMCAAAKLAHAGRRVIVLEKMPISGGRYTSVIIEGQVVHHGSAVILWGEGGPVWQTLQEVDAPKFETKALTKTRFCLGGKTLDIEVDRMHDIKPLLDLAGSDEKEKMRVMLALQSAVMWREPSDAITAEEWLGQYTKNRSIIALFNRIVSSSSGINLNEIKAGEFIREMKTSGTLAKPPLVVKDGLIEVIKSLETVIKRHKGDVLTECNVTEIRVKDGVVTGVVAEKNGKRMEIEAKVVISNAGPVKTIELAGRKNFELSYLKEVEEKIRPCCGIVFEVTTTKPLLDFAGMMFTADPGMRVSVWFVLGGLWDHWAPKGKYLLHGWLVPTDNLSYDPAEEYEAFLKEAKEFFPNWDDCEPEVERVKNFSGAWPAGRSWPGYRISQRTSIENLYCVGDGNSPSGFPGGEGAAESGRRAAGQII
- a CDS encoding 4Fe-4S dicluster domain-containing protein; protein product: MATNNTEVSEDKNVLYPKAIGYISMVDPKESVCQDCRSCELYCAAVHEAACGLELNRIWESRDPFRGEYFAYSCKQCIAPSCIAACPEDAMYIDEKTGARCIDEEKCNGCAACIRACPVEPPRINYNSVKKKAVKCDLCKDRADGPVCVQMCPTMCLTLKKFK